The Herbaspirillum sp. RTI4 genome has a segment encoding these proteins:
- a CDS encoding sugar nucleotide-binding protein has product MKNIVGKIGKPRLLILGCGDVGMRLLPLVRDRFRVIAVTSSPDRCAALRAAGALPLVANLDQPATLARLARLASYIVHLAPPQSSGDTDRRTRNLAAILPDRATLVYISTTGVYGDCGGAWVDETRPVQPHNLRARRRVDAENVLRAWARRAGGRLSILRAPGIYAADRLPLERLRRGTPALLAVDDVYTNHIHADDLARMTAAALFHAQPLRIYHAVDDSALKMADYFDAVAQAFALPPPPRLPRAELAGVVSPMLLSFMSESRRLSNRRLKQELGLRLRYPTVQTLLEQMRMEIALSLLD; this is encoded by the coding sequence ATGAAAAATATTGTTGGAAAAATTGGAAAACCGCGTTTGTTGATCCTTGGTTGCGGCGACGTCGGTATGCGTTTGTTGCCACTGGTGCGGGATCGCTTTCGCGTCATCGCCGTGACCAGTTCGCCCGATCGCTGCGCCGCTTTGCGCGCTGCCGGAGCGCTGCCGCTGGTGGCGAACCTCGATCAGCCGGCCACGCTGGCGCGATTGGCGCGGCTGGCTAGTTACATCGTGCATCTGGCGCCGCCGCAGTCCAGTGGCGACACCGACCGCCGCACCCGTAACCTGGCCGCCATTTTACCCGACCGCGCCACTCTCGTTTATATCAGTACTACCGGCGTCTACGGTGATTGCGGTGGGGCCTGGGTCGATGAAACGCGTCCTGTGCAGCCACACAATCTGCGTGCGCGTCGCCGCGTCGATGCCGAAAATGTTTTACGCGCCTGGGCGCGCAGGGCAGGGGGGCGGCTGTCGATACTGCGCGCACCCGGTATTTATGCCGCCGACCGCTTGCCGCTGGAGCGTTTGCGCCGTGGCACACCGGCGCTTCTTGCTGTCGACGATGTGTATACCAACCATATTCATGCCGACGATTTGGCGCGGATGACGGCAGCGGCCCTGTTCCATGCGCAGCCCTTGCGAATCTATCATGCAGTGGACGATTCAGCGCTCAAGATGGCCGATTATTTTGATGCGGTCGCACAGGCGTTCGCGCTGCCGCCGCCGCCGCGTTTGCCGCGTGCCGAATTAGCAGGAGTGGTGTCGCCGATGTTGTTGTCGTTCATGTCGGAATCGCGCCGTCTGAGTAATCGACGCCTGAAACAGGAGCTGGGGCTGCGTCTGCGCTATCCCACGGTGCAGACTTTGCTGGAGCAAATGCGGATGGAAATAGCCCTCTCATTGCTCGACTAG